A segment of the Amycolatopsis thermophila genome:
CAGCTGCCCGATCTTGCGGTTGGTCGCCTGCCAGCGGCGGGCGTTGGCGAAGGCGTCGCAGGCGGCGGTGACGAACAGGCGCATCACCTGCTCGTCGTAGGTGTCGAAGGCCTGCGCGGTGAAGCTGTACATGTCCAGGCCGCCGACCACCTCGTCCTCGCCGGACTCACCGGACAGCAGCAGGGGCACCGACAGGTAGGTGTTGACGCCGGCCGCCTTCGACGCGGCGGTGAACTCCGGCCACTCCGCCTCGTGTTCGCCGACGACGGCGCGCACCGGGTGACGCCGGGTGGCCGCCTCGACGCACGGGCCACGGCGGGACGCGTACTGGACCTTGTCGATCTGGACGACGCTGTCGTCGGTGGCCGCGAGGGTGTACAGGTGGCCGTCCTCGGCGAGGGCCGTGATCGTCGCGGCGTCGGCGTCCGGCACGGTCGCGATGGCCCCCTCGAGAATGCCGCGCACGGCTTCGTCGAGCGGCTGCTCGGCGGCCTGATCGCGCAGGTCCTCCAGCGCCGCCGCGATGTGGTCGAGGCGGGCGAGGTGGTCGTCGCGGCCTTCGTCGCTCATGCCGGGCGGGTACCCGAGGCGCCGGAGGCGCAACCGGGAGCCGTGCGCAACCAGATGTTGCCGCCCGGGTTGTGCGCCATGTCCGGAATCGCGGACTCCAGCAGGTCGCGGTGCCTCGTCCACATGTACTGCTGGAACCAGCGGACCTCGAAGCGCGGGTTGTGCGTCAGGAACGACCGCAGCAGGTAGATCTCCTGCCAGGCCCGGCCCTCGGTCACCCAGTCCAGCGGGTACTCGAACGGGAAGAACA
Coding sequences within it:
- a CDS encoding ANTAR domain-containing response regulator codes for the protein MSDEGRDDHLARLDHIAAALEDLRDQAAEQPLDEAVRGILEGAIATVPDADAATITALAEDGHLYTLAATDDSVVQIDKVQYASRRGPCVEAATRRHPVRAVVGEHEAEWPEFTAASKAAGVNTYLSVPLLLSGESGEDEVVGGLDMYSFTAQAFDTYDEQVMRLFVTAACDAFANARRWQATNRKIGQLETALTSRAEIDQAKGVLMAIHGCTAEEAFTRLVEESQRTNTKLAVVARNLLESLQR